GCCTGTCCCCGGGCCCAGGCCGACTCGTGGCTGTAACCCTGGTGAGTTTGCCTGGTGCGTACCTGTCCCGTCAGCGTATCGTAATCGACGACGTGATAAGAGCTGAAATCCGGTCGAAAGTGATTGTTCATCGTTGTGCGGGCGTGCGTGACGGCGATGTTGTAAAAAGAAGAATCCCCGGTCCACCGCGTGGCGGCAAACAGCAGTTCCAGATTCATCATATTGTCAATAATAACCGGGCACTGCCACACCTCCTGATGATGATCCCAGGAGCGGATGATTCCTGCCGCGGGTTTAAAGCGTTTTGACAGCGTACGGGCGGACTCGATGAGGATTTGTTTGTATGCGGGATCCTGCGTCAGACGATAGCCATTGCCGTAGCTACAATACATTTTAAAACCCATGTCGTGGGTGCGGGCGTTGGTTTTTTCGCCTTCCAGCCGGGATGTGTAGCGGCGGGCCTGCTCGGCCCATTCGGGCTTTCCGGTGTATTCGTATACATACCAGAGTTGGCCCGGAAAAAAACCACTCGTCCAGTCGCGGGCGGCCACCCGTTCGAGTTCGCCTTTCGCATTGAGGCTGCGGGGGGATACCAGCTTGGAGGCCTCTTTCGATTCCGCGATTTTCAACTCGCTAAGCATACGTAGGCTTTGTTCCTGGGCGTGTTGAAAAGATCGATCAATAAAGGTGGGAGATACAAACGCCCAGCTACTCGCCAGAGCAAGACCGATAAAAAGTCGTTTCATAGTTGAATTAGTTAGTACGGAATGAATGAGGAAGCCAGAGTAGGGGATGGCGAATC
The genomic region above belongs to Siphonobacter curvatus and contains:
- a CDS encoding glycoside hydrolase family 88 protein translates to MKRLFIGLALASSWAFVSPTFIDRSFQHAQEQSLRMLSELKIAESKEASKLVSPRSLNAKGELERVAARDWTSGFFPGQLWYVYEYTGKPEWAEQARRYTSRLEGEKTNARTHDMGFKMYCSYGNGYRLTQDPAYKQILIESARTLSKRFKPAAGIIRSWDHHQEVWQCPVIIDNMMNLELLFAATRWTGDSSFYNIAVTHARTTMNNHFRPDFSSYHVVDYDTLTGQVRTRQTHQGYSHESAWARGQAWALYGYTLCYRETKDPAFLRQAEAIARFLLQHPRLPKDLVPYYDFDAPSIPNEPRDVSAATVMASALYELCTYAPKANYRAKADQILTNLSKTYLAPAKSSHGFLLLHSTGSKPHNSEVDVPLIYADYYWLEALLRAKRLNEKKSLF